One stretch of Patescibacteria group bacterium DNA includes these proteins:
- the fusA gene encoding elongation factor G, which produces MPREYSLEQTRNIGVIAHIDAGKTTVSERILFYTGKKHKIGEVHEGAAEMDWMEQERERGITITSAATTCFWKNSRINLIDTPGHIDFTVEVKRSLRVLDGAVVVFDGVAGVEPQSETNWHYADDYNVPRICFINKLDRTGADFYWDLGTIHERLTKRAYPIQLPIGTEANFMGLVDLLEKKAYLYKDDLGKEIEVTEIPADLADKAAEYRAKLVEAIVENDEALMNKYLAGEDIPLDALRATLRKAVIKGDIVPVLCGSALKNKGVQHMLDAVVYYLPSPLDVPPVIGFDPSDKTKEIEVKPDDNGPFTALAFKIATDPFVGKLAFFRVYSGKLSAGSYILNSSNGKKERIGRILRMHANHREEVNDVYAGEIAAAVGLKETTTGNTLCDEAHPVVLESIVFPEPVISVAIEPKTKADQEKMGMALQKLAEEDPTFRVRSDEETMQTIISGMGELHLDIIVDRMKREFKVEADVGKPQVAYKETIKNKAEAEGKYIKQSGGRGQYGHCYLRVEPNEPGKGYEFKDEIKGGVIPKEYLPPIQKGVKEAMERGVLAGYPVIDVKVACYDGSFHEVDSSEAAFKIAGSMAFQEAARRAKLVLLEPVMKVEAITPENFMGEVIGDLNSRRAKIQEMRDRGKLKVVDAFVPLSEMFGYATDLRSMSQGRASYTMEFDHYEEVPKNVEQLIIEGKK; this is translated from the coding sequence ATGCCAAGGGAATACAGTCTGGAACAAACAAGAAATATCGGAGTCATCGCTCACATTGATGCCGGAAAAACCACGGTCAGTGAGCGCATTCTTTTTTATACCGGAAAAAAACATAAAATCGGCGAGGTGCATGAGGGCGCGGCGGAAATGGACTGGATGGAGCAGGAGCGCGAACGCGGCATCACCATTACTTCGGCGGCAACGACTTGTTTTTGGAAAAATTCACGCATTAACCTGATTGATACCCCCGGCCATATTGACTTTACGGTTGAGGTAAAGCGGTCGCTCCGTGTTTTGGACGGCGCGGTCGTGGTTTTTGACGGCGTGGCCGGCGTTGAGCCGCAATCCGAAACAAACTGGCACTATGCGGATGATTACAATGTGCCGCGCATTTGTTTTATCAATAAACTTGATCGTACGGGCGCGGATTTTTATTGGGACCTGGGCACCATTCACGAACGCCTGACAAAAAGAGCGTATCCAATCCAGCTCCCAATCGGCACGGAAGCGAATTTTATGGGCCTCGTTGACCTGCTTGAGAAAAAAGCTTATCTCTATAAAGATGATTTGGGAAAAGAAATCGAGGTTACCGAGATTCCGGCCGATCTTGCCGATAAAGCGGCTGAATATCGCGCCAAGCTCGTGGAGGCAATCGTTGAAAATGATGAAGCGCTGATGAATAAGTATCTTGCGGGTGAAGATATTCCGCTTGACGCTTTGCGCGCGACGCTGCGCAAGGCGGTAATAAAGGGGGATATTGTGCCCGTGCTTTGCGGCAGCGCCCTCAAGAACAAGGGCGTACAGCATATGCTTGACGCCGTGGTTTATTATCTGCCATCGCCGCTTGATGTTCCTCCGGTTATTGGTTTTGATCCGAGTGATAAGACAAAGGAAATTGAAGTTAAACCCGATGATAATGGTCCGTTTACCGCGCTTGCCTTTAAAATTGCGACCGATCCATTTGTCGGTAAATTGGCGTTTTTTCGAGTATATTCGGGCAAGCTTTCCGCGGGTTCATACATTTTAAATTCCTCAAACGGAAAAAAAGAGCGCATCGGACGAATTCTGCGTATGCATGCAAACCACCGCGAAGAGGTTAATGATGTTTATGCCGGGGAAATTGCGGCCGCAGTCGGACTCAAAGAAACAACGACCGGCAACACGCTTTGCGACGAAGCGCATCCCGTGGTTTTGGAATCAATCGTGTTTCCGGAACCGGTTATTTCGGTCGCCATTGAACCTAAGACAAAAGCCGACCAGGAAAAAATGGGTATGGCGCTCCAGAAGCTCGCCGAAGAAGATCCGACCTTCCGCGTCCGGAGTGATGAGGAAACCATGCAGACCATTATTTCCGGCATGGGCGAACTTCATCTGGATATTATTGTTGACCGCATGAAACGCGAATTCAAGGTTGAGGCAGATGTCGGCAAGCCGCAGGTCGCTTACAAGGAAACAATTAAAAATAAAGCCGAGGCCGAAGGAAAATACATCAAACAATCCGGCGGCCGCGGACAATATGGGCATTGCTATCTGCGTGTTGAGCCGAATGAACCGGGCAAGGGCTATGAGTTTAAAGATGAAATCAAGGGCGGCGTGATTCCGAAGGAATATTTGCCCCCGATCCAAAAGGGCGTCAAGGAAGCAATGGAACGCGGTGTGCTCGCCGGATATCCGGTCATTGACGTCAAGGTTGCCTGTTATGATGGTTCGTTCCATGAAGTCGATTCTTCAGAGGCGGCGTTTAAAATTGCCGGTTCCATGGCCTTCCAGGAGGCCGCGCGCCGCGCCAAGCTTGTTTTGCTTGAGCCGGTAATGAAGGTTGAGGCGATTACTCCGGAAAATTTCATGGGTGAAGTAATCGGCGACCTGAATTCACGCCGCGCCAAGATTCAAGAAATGCGCGACCGCGGAAAGTTGAAAGTGGTGGATGCATTCGTGCCGCTTTCCGAAATGTTCGGTTACGCCACGGATCTGCGTTCAATGTCTCAGGGCCGAGCGAGCTATACCATGGAATTTGATCATTATGAAGAGGTGCCTAAAAACGTCGAACAATTGATTATCGAGGGAAAAAAATAA
- the tuf gene encoding elongation factor Tu produces the protein MAEKFQRTKPHVNVGTIGHVDHGKTTLTAAILAVMNAHGMKAQSKSVDQIDAAPEERERGITIATAHVEYETEKRHYAHVDCPGHADYIKNMITGAAQMDGAILVVSAADGPMPQTREHILLARQVGVPSIIVFLNKVDMVNDKELIDLVEEEVRDLLKKYEYPGDTTPIIRGSATKALANPSDEEASKPILELLKQLDEYIPEPKRETDKPFLMPVEDVFSIEGRGTVVTGRIERGVIHINEDIEIVGIKPTQKTVATGIEMFNKSLDEGQAGDNAGILLRGTKKEEVERGMVIAKPGSVTPHTEFEAEVYCLTKEEGGRHKPFFKGYKPQFYIRTTDVTGEVELPEGTEMVMPGDTANLKIKLIVPVALEEKMKIAVREGGKTVGAGVVTKIIK, from the coding sequence ATGGCAGAGAAATTTCAAAGAACAAAGCCGCACGTCAATGTCGGCACAATCGGCCACGTTGACCACGGCAAAACTACGCTAACTGCCGCTATTCTTGCGGTTATGAACGCGCATGGCATGAAGGCGCAGTCTAAGTCAGTTGACCAGATCGACGCGGCTCCGGAAGAGCGTGAGCGCGGCATTACCATTGCCACGGCGCACGTTGAGTACGAAACCGAAAAAAGGCACTATGCCCACGTGGATTGTCCTGGCCATGCTGATTATATTAAGAATATGATCACCGGCGCGGCCCAGATGGATGGCGCGATTCTTGTGGTTTCGGCTGCGGACGGACCCATGCCGCAGACTCGCGAGCACATTCTTCTCGCAAGGCAGGTCGGTGTTCCTTCAATTATTGTTTTCTTGAATAAGGTTGACATGGTTAATGATAAGGAGCTTATTGACCTGGTTGAAGAGGAAGTGCGCGACCTTTTGAAGAAATATGAATACCCGGGCGACACAACTCCGATTATCCGCGGTTCAGCCACCAAGGCGCTTGCGAACCCGTCGGACGAGGAAGCCTCAAAGCCGATTCTCGAGCTCTTGAAACAGCTTGACGAATATATTCCGGAACCCAAGCGTGAAACCGATAAACCTTTCCTCATGCCGGTTGAAGACGTGTTTTCAATCGAGGGCCGCGGCACAGTAGTGACCGGTCGCATTGAGAGAGGCGTAATTCATATTAACGAGGATATTGAAATTGTCGGTATCAAGCCAACCCAAAAAACCGTGGCGACGGGCATCGAAATGTTCAATAAGTCATTGGATGAGGGCCAGGCAGGCGACAATGCTGGTATTTTGCTCCGCGGCACCAAGAAAGAAGAAGTGGAGCGCGGCATGGTTATCGCCAAACCCGGTTCGGTGACCCCGCATACTGAATTTGAAGCAGAAGTATACTGCCTTACGAAAGAGGAAGGCGGACGCCATAAGCCGTTCTTCAAGGGATATAAGCCTCAATTCTATATCCGCACGACCGACGTGACGGGTGAGGTTGAACTCCCGGAAGGCACGGAAATGGTTATGCCCGGCGATACGGCGAATCTCAAGATAAAGCTTATTGTTCCGGTTGCGCTTGAAGAAAAGATGAA
- a CDS encoding tRNA 4-thiouridine(8) synthase ThiI, translating to MSKALLLFSGGLDSSLAYKILESQGVDVTALFFRTHFFDEEAAREIAEANEIKLRVENVGDEHLAIVKAPKFGRGSGMNPCIDCHLFMIRKAKEIMEREGFDFLATGEVLGQRPMSQNLGSMMKIEREAGLAGKIVRPLSAKALPETEAEEKGQIRREKLFDIRGRSRGTQFELADKFGIKKFQTPAGGCLLTDPDYSRRLKELSEHWPDYTADDADILRHGRVFWHGENMIVVARDAQDCKMLIKIAKPRDIVLELADIVGPTVIIRGKAIDDSAIEKAKELLMKYSPKVKGIASPEFKITKI from the coding sequence ATGTCTAAAGCTCTCTTATTATTTTCCGGCGGGCTGGACTCGTCGCTCGCGTATAAGATTTTAGAATCACAAGGCGTGGATGTGACGGCCTTGTTTTTTCGCACGCATTTTTTTGATGAAGAAGCGGCGCGTGAGATTGCCGAAGCGAATGAGATAAAATTACGGGTTGAAAACGTGGGTGACGAGCATCTCGCGATTGTCAAAGCGCCGAAGTTCGGCCGGGGGAGCGGAATGAATCCGTGCATTGACTGCCATTTATTTATGATCCGCAAGGCAAAAGAAATCATGGAGCGCGAGGGTTTTGATTTCCTCGCGACCGGCGAGGTGCTGGGACAGCGGCCCATGTCGCAGAATCTCGGGTCGATGATGAAGATTGAGCGCGAGGCCGGCCTCGCCGGAAAAATCGTGCGGCCCCTTTCCGCCAAAGCTTTGCCCGAGACCGAAGCCGAAGAAAAAGGACAAATTCGCCGCGAAAAATTATTTGATATCCGCGGCCGGAGCCGCGGCACGCAGTTTGAACTCGCGGATAAATTCGGAATAAAAAAATTCCAGACTCCGGCCGGCGGGTGTCTCTTGACCGACCCGGATTATTCGCGCCGCCTCAAGGAACTTAGCGAACACTGGCCCGATTATACGGCCGATGACGCGGACATACTCCGCCACGGACGGGTTTTTTGGCACGGCGAAAACATGATTGTCGTGGCGCGCGACGCGCAAGATTGTAAAATGCTTATTAAAATTGCCAAGCCGCGGGATATTGTTTTGGAACTTGCCGATATTGTCGGACCGACTGTAATTATTCGCGGTAAAGCGATCGATGATTCGGCGATTGAAAAAGCAAAAGAACTTTTAATGAAATATTCTCCGAAGGTGAAAGGAATTGCATCGCCTGAATTCAAAATTACAAAAATATAA
- the rpsL gene encoding 30S ribosomal protein S12 produces MPTINQLIRKGRHQSKKKSKSPAMQFTMDTLHRHKTELPTGSPFKRGVCVKVTTTTPKKPNSALRKIARVRLSNGMEVTAYIPGVGHNLQEHSIVMIRGGRVKDLPGVRYHIVRGVYDTTGVEGRRRSRSLYGAKHQK; encoded by the coding sequence ATGCCAACAATCAATCAGCTAATCCGTAAGGGGCGGCATCAGTCAAAAAAGAAGTCCAAATCTCCGGCCATGCAGTTTACCATGGACACGCTTCACCGCCACAAGACCGAGCTTCCAACCGGAAGTCCTTTTAAGCGTGGCGTTTGCGTAAAGGTTACAACCACGACTCCGAAAAAACCGAACTCGGCTCTCCGCAAGATTGCCCGTGTCCGTCTCTCAAACGGCATGGAGGTCACGGCTTATATTCCGGGAGTAGGGCACAATCTGCAGGAGCATTCAATCGTGATGATACGTGGCGGGCGTGTTAAAGATTTGCCGGGCGTGCGCTATCACATCGTGCGCGGCGTTTATGATACAACCGGTGTTGAGGGACGCCGTCGCAGTCGTTCGCTTTACGGAGCTAAGCATCAAAAATAA
- a CDS encoding site-2 protease family protein — MVLDLLLKNPLLFIVWVLAVVFALTVHEFCHALAAYVLGDKTAAGAGRLTLNPMAHIDPIGFLMLMVVGIGWAKPVPFNPYNLKYPKWGPVLVALAGPASNLASFFILGFAAHALIGFGLGYQNLLVVLLIFTIFINAILLFFNIIPVPPLDGSKILYAVLSSPKYAGLRARLELQGQYLLLMLLVINWVTNGLVLSPIFGGALYLFKIIGLVDPLVATFGLF; from the coding sequence ATGGTCCTGGATTTGCTTCTGAAAAATCCGTTATTATTTATCGTCTGGGTTCTGGCGGTTGTTTTTGCGCTTACGGTCCACGAATTCTGCCACGCGCTTGCCGCTTACGTTCTGGGCGACAAGACCGCGGCCGGAGCCGGGCGTCTCACCTTAAATCCCATGGCGCACATTGATCCAATCGGTTTTTTAATGCTCATGGTCGTGGGAATCGGCTGGGCAAAGCCGGTGCCGTTCAATCCGTATAATCTTAAGTACCCGAAATGGGGGCCGGTTCTCGTGGCGCTTGCCGGGCCGGCGTCCAATCTCGCGAGTTTTTTTATTTTGGGATTTGCGGCCCACGCGTTAATCGGTTTCGGACTCGGATATCAAAATTTGCTCGTGGTTCTCCTGATTTTTACAATTTTTATTAATGCGATTTTGCTTTTCTTTAACATTATTCCCGTGCCGCCGCTTGACGGTTCAAAGATCCTCTACGCGGTCCTTTCTTCGCCAAAATACGCCGGGCTCCGCGCGCGGCTCGAACTTCAGGGCCAGTATCTTTTATTGATGCTGCTTGTGATAAATTGGGTGACAAACGGACTTGTGCTTTCGCCGATTTTCGGCGGCGCGCTTTATTTGTTCAAGATAATTGGACTAGTTGACCCGCTTGTGGCAACGTTCGGATTATTTTAA
- the rpsG gene encoding 30S ribosomal protein S7, producing MRGKSQATKRKINADPKYGSIIVSKLINHIMKGGKRNTAERVIYDAFEYISQKTKQDALEIFEKALKNVTPILEIKSRRIGGANYQVPTPVHGDRRNMLAFRWIIGAARAKKGRPMHMRIAEELIAAADNQGDAVKKKEDVQRMAEANRAFAHFAR from the coding sequence ATGCGTGGAAAATCCCAAGCAACAAAGCGTAAAATAAATGCCGACCCGAAGTACGGATCGATCATTGTTTCAAAGCTCATCAATCATATTATGAAGGGCGGTAAGAGGAATACGGCCGAACGCGTTATCTATGATGCCTTTGAATATATTTCGCAAAAAACCAAACAGGATGCCCTGGAAATTTTTGAAAAAGCGTTAAAGAATGTTACTCCGATTCTTGAGATAAAATCCCGGAGAATCGGCGGCGCAAACTATCAGGTGCCGACGCCGGTGCACGGAGACCGCCGCAATATGCTCGCGTTCCGCTGGATTATCGGAGCGGCGCGCGCCAAAAAAGGCCGGCCGATGCACATGAGAATCGCCGAAGAGCTGATCGCTGCGGCGGATAATCAGGGAGATGCGGTCAAAAAGAAAGAAGATGTTCAGCGCATGGCGGAAGCCAACCGCGCTTTTGCGCATTTTGCGCGCTAA
- a CDS encoding bL28 family ribosomal protein: MAKVCDICQRGKSFTHSRSKSNIATLRTHEINLQSKKIAGKKVKICTQCIRTMSKTK, translated from the coding sequence ATGGCTAAAGTTTGCGACATTTGCCAGAGAGGAAAAAGTTTTACCCACTCGCGCAGTAAATCAAATATTGCCACCCTCCGGACCCATGAAATTAATCTCCAGTCAAAAAAAATCGCCGGCAAGAAAGTAAAAATCTGCACGCAGTGCATCAGGACCATGTCCAAGACAAAATAA